The proteins below are encoded in one region of Candidatus Planktophila lacus:
- a CDS encoding UDP-glucose dehydrogenase family protein, producing MKLSVIGCGYLGATHAACMSSLGFEVVGVDTDQHKVDLLSRGELPFYEPGLDTLLAAEMKTGRLSFTTDFSAVADADVHFICVGTPQSKDGLAADLTYVKSSVAAIAPHLKDGALVVGKSTVPVGTAQSLRDILATSAPQADLAWNPEFLREGFAVEDTLTPNRLVVGVVNDRAEEILKEVYKPIIDLGTPWIRADLPTAELVKVAANSFLATKISFINAMAEVCEAAGGDVTVLAKAIGYDPRIGNRFLQAGIGFGGGCLPKDIRAFMARAQELGADQALEFLREIDAINLRARQRVIDVVRADLSEDLTQYKIAVLGATFKPDSDDVRDSPALDIAAQLQAAGATVVVHDPKGIEPARKRFPNLDFAEKVTDCVKGADAILHLTEWKEYRELDPSVIGQLVKSKFLIDGRNALDRDKWRAAGWRVHALGRSD from the coding sequence ATGAAACTCTCAGTTATTGGTTGTGGCTATCTCGGAGCTACTCACGCAGCATGTATGTCATCACTTGGCTTTGAAGTTGTTGGCGTTGATACCGACCAGCACAAGGTAGATCTACTCTCTCGTGGCGAACTTCCTTTCTATGAACCAGGCTTAGATACCTTGCTCGCAGCAGAGATGAAGACCGGCCGACTCTCATTTACAACAGATTTTTCAGCAGTTGCTGATGCCGACGTTCACTTTATCTGCGTGGGAACACCGCAGAGTAAAGATGGCCTTGCCGCCGATTTAACATATGTGAAATCTTCCGTTGCAGCGATCGCGCCACACTTAAAAGATGGCGCACTCGTTGTTGGTAAATCAACAGTTCCGGTGGGCACCGCCCAATCGCTGCGCGATATTTTGGCAACTTCTGCACCACAGGCTGATTTAGCTTGGAACCCAGAATTTCTTCGTGAAGGTTTTGCAGTAGAAGACACTTTGACCCCTAACCGCCTCGTGGTTGGTGTGGTTAACGATCGTGCTGAAGAGATTCTCAAAGAGGTATACAAACCGATCATCGATCTTGGAACCCCATGGATTCGCGCCGATCTTCCAACCGCGGAACTTGTAAAGGTTGCAGCAAACTCATTTCTGGCAACGAAGATTTCATTTATCAACGCTATGGCTGAAGTTTGTGAAGCAGCCGGTGGAGATGTCACTGTGCTTGCTAAAGCCATTGGTTACGACCCACGAATTGGAAATCGCTTCTTGCAGGCAGGTATTGGTTTTGGTGGCGGATGTCTGCCAAAAGATATCCGTGCCTTTATGGCGCGCGCGCAAGAACTTGGCGCTGATCAAGCGCTCGAATTCTTGCGAGAGATTGATGCAATCAACCTACGTGCACGTCAGCGTGTAATCGATGTTGTGCGTGCTGATCTTTCTGAAGATTTAACGCAATATAAAATTGCAGTACTCGGTGCGACATTTAAGCCCGATAGCGATGATGTTCGTGACTCCCCCGCACTTGATATCGCTGCACAACTTCAAGCAGCAGGTGCCACAGTTGTTGTCCATGATCCAAAGGGAATTGAGCCTGCACGTAAGCGTTTCCCAAACCTAGATTTCGCCGAGAAAGTTACCGATTGCGTTAAAGGCGCCGATGCCATCCTCCACTTAACAGAGTGGAAGGAGTACCGCGAACTAGATCCATCAGTAATCGGTCAACTCGTTAAATCTAAATTCCTGATTGATGGCCGCAACGCCCTGGATCGCGATAAATGGCGCGCAGCAGGTTGGCGCGTTCACGCTCTCGGTCGCTCAGATTAA
- the purE gene encoding 5-(carboxyamino)imidazole ribonucleotide mutase, with protein MSDVAIIMGSDSDWPVMEEAAKALDSFGISYTADVVSAHRMPEEMVEFAKNAATKGYKVIIAGAGGAAHLPGMVASLTTLPVIGVPVSLKNLEGMDSLLSIVQMPAGIPVATVGIDNAKNAGILAARILGVSDSEISAKVALNLAEINKEAKAKGANLNARRNTKTGF; from the coding sequence ATGAGTGATGTAGCAATCATCATGGGATCAGATTCTGATTGGCCGGTAATGGAAGAAGCGGCGAAGGCCCTTGATTCATTTGGAATTAGTTACACCGCCGATGTTGTCTCAGCCCATCGCATGCCAGAAGAAATGGTTGAGTTTGCAAAGAATGCAGCGACAAAGGGTTACAAGGTAATCATCGCTGGTGCAGGTGGGGCCGCACATTTACCTGGAATGGTCGCCTCGCTTACAACGCTTCCAGTAATCGGTGTTCCAGTCTCGCTTAAGAATTTAGAAGGTATGGACTCACTGCTATCAATCGTTCAGATGCCAGCAGGGATTCCAGTTGCAACTGTAGGAATCGATAACGCCAAGAACGCCGGAATTCTCGCTGCGCGAATCCTAGGAGTAAGTGATTCTGAAATTTCAGCAAAAGTTGCTTTAAATCTCGCCGAAATAAATAAGGAAGCTAAAGCAAAGGGCGCAAATTTAAACGCACGACGAAATACAAAAACTGGTTTTTAA
- a CDS encoding 5-(carboxyamino)imidazole ribonucleotide synthase, whose protein sequence is MNERFPTVGIIGAGQLARMTVAPAEALGVNLLLFAESDQDSAAQIAPHVVGDYRDLEALKDFAKKCDFVTFEHELVPIAVIKGLEAAGVKVFPTSDSFQYSQNKALMRQRLTEYPAPKWKLINDGDNLLDFPFIAKSISGGYDGRGVWKIKNHDDLDEVLNEIPQLLIEELVEFDFEIAVMVARSAHSQAVTWAPTQTIQSDGICTSTISPAPKLSLDLAEKAQHLALSIANDLALIGVMAVEMFVKGEQLFINELAMRPHNSGHWTIEGAKTSQFEQHLRAILDLPLGDPSMVAPYAVMGNILGGDKTDMFRPYLHLMARNPDLKFHQYKKEIRKGRKVGHVTVVGENLLELTEVIAHARDYMSGEIDE, encoded by the coding sequence GTGAACGAGCGCTTCCCGACTGTCGGCATCATCGGCGCTGGCCAACTCGCTCGAATGACCGTAGCTCCGGCAGAAGCACTTGGAGTTAATCTCTTACTTTTTGCAGAAAGCGACCAAGATAGCGCTGCCCAAATTGCGCCGCATGTAGTCGGTGATTACCGCGACCTCGAAGCGCTAAAGGATTTCGCTAAGAAATGCGATTTCGTGACCTTTGAACACGAGCTAGTTCCAATCGCGGTAATAAAAGGGTTAGAAGCAGCTGGAGTAAAAGTTTTCCCAACTTCAGACTCTTTTCAGTATTCGCAAAATAAGGCGTTAATGCGCCAGCGACTAACTGAATATCCAGCGCCGAAGTGGAAGTTAATCAACGATGGCGATAACTTGTTAGATTTCCCATTTATCGCCAAGAGCATCAGCGGGGGGTATGACGGCCGTGGGGTTTGGAAGATAAAGAACCACGATGATTTAGATGAGGTATTAAACGAGATTCCTCAGTTGTTAATTGAGGAGCTAGTTGAATTCGATTTTGAGATTGCAGTAATGGTTGCACGTTCAGCGCATAGCCAAGCAGTTACGTGGGCGCCAACCCAAACCATTCAATCTGATGGGATCTGCACCAGCACAATTTCACCAGCTCCTAAACTTTCTCTCGATCTCGCCGAGAAAGCACAACACTTAGCCCTCTCGATTGCAAACGACCTAGCCTTAATTGGGGTTATGGCAGTTGAGATGTTTGTTAAGGGCGAACAATTGTTTATTAACGAGCTTGCCATGCGCCCACATAACTCTGGCCACTGGACTATCGAAGGCGCAAAGACCAGCCAATTTGAACAACACTTGCGCGCTATTCTCGATCTTCCGTTGGGAGATCCTTCAATGGTTGCCCCTTACGCAGTTATGGGAAATATCTTAGGCGGAGATAAAACAGATATGTTCCGGCCTTACCTACATTTAATGGCACGTAATCCGGATCTGAAGTTCCATCAATATAAGAAAGAGATCCGCAAAGGGCGAAAAGTTGGCCACGTTACCGTTGTCGGCGAAAACCTTCTAGAATTAACTGAAGTTATCGCCCACGCGCGCGACTATATGAGCGGAGAAATCGATGAGTGA
- a CDS encoding biotin--[acetyl-CoA-carboxylase] ligase, translated as MQIWAHGSTVLVVGSQAPRAPLNKSIIDANISQYWRVSVVDLTASTQSDLAELVNSSVAKSGEVIAAEFQSNGRGRLDRTFEAPPKSALLFSLYVAPKRARSDWSFISFLAALAMREVISKDIKDKVSLKWPNDILIGDRKVAGLLAQQIGDGVIVGIGLNVAMSADELPVPTATSLALAGSNNLDRNLLLSAFLNRFADIFEAWDSGGDFLEKYRQVSSTIGRQVRVEVLGRDSIEAEAVAITAQGALILSDGTEVNVGDVVHLR; from the coding sequence ATGCAGATCTGGGCTCATGGCTCTACGGTACTAGTCGTGGGTAGCCAAGCGCCAAGAGCGCCACTTAATAAGTCGATCATCGACGCAAATATTTCGCAGTACTGGCGGGTAAGCGTGGTTGATCTCACTGCATCCACACAAAGCGATCTTGCAGAGTTAGTTAACTCTTCAGTAGCAAAATCTGGTGAAGTAATTGCTGCAGAATTTCAAAGTAATGGACGCGGTCGCCTAGATAGAACATTCGAAGCGCCGCCAAAGAGCGCGCTCTTATTCTCTCTTTACGTTGCACCGAAGCGTGCTCGCAGCGATTGGAGTTTTATCTCTTTCTTAGCCGCTCTCGCCATGCGCGAAGTTATTTCAAAAGATATTAAAGATAAAGTCTCGCTAAAATGGCCTAACGATATTTTGATTGGCGACAGGAAAGTTGCGGGCTTGCTTGCGCAACAAATCGGCGATGGAGTAATTGTCGGAATTGGGCTAAATGTTGCAATGAGCGCTGATGAACTTCCGGTTCCAACTGCGACATCACTGGCGCTGGCTGGATCAAATAATTTAGATCGCAATTTATTGCTCAGCGCTTTCTTAAATCGCTTTGCAGATATCTTCGAAGCGTGGGATTCCGGAGGTGACTTTCTAGAAAAGTATCGCCAGGTAAGTTCGACTATCGGTCGCCAAGTACGAGTTGAAGTGCTTGGGCGAGATTCAATTGAGGCAGAAGCGGTAGCAATCACCGCACAGGGCGCGCTAATTCTTAGCGATGGCACTGAAGTTAACGTCGGAGATGTAGTTCATCTACGATAG
- a CDS encoding acyl-CoA carboxylase subunit beta, with the protein MSPDLHTTSGKIEDLRLRVEEAVHAGSARAVEKQHAKGKLTARERIDLLVDADSFTEIDEFARHRSTQFGMEKNRPYGDGVVIGTATVDGRPIALYSQDFTVMGGSLGEVHAEKIVKIAEFALKSGIPLIGINDSGGARIQEGVASLNGYGKIFRLNTRSSGVIPQISLILGPCAGGSAYSPALTDFTVMVNETSHMFITGPDVIKTVTGEDVDMEELGGAFTHNTRSGNAHYLADSEADAIDYVKALLSYLPSNNMDGSPHLPPTQNLDENAADAALNTLIPDSPNQPYDMKTLITTLVDEGEFLEVHALYAPNIVVGFARIEGESVGIIANQPSQLAGTLDINSSEKAARFLRFCDAFNIPILTLVDVPGFLPGTEQEWNGIIRRGAKLLYAYAEASVPLVTLITRKAYGGAFIVMGSKYLGSDINFAWPSAEIAVMGAQGAVNILYRKEIADAKDPEKVRAELVSDYTETLSNPYAAAERGTIDSVIEPHQSRAYITKAFRTLKTKRDTLPARKHGNIPL; encoded by the coding sequence ATGAGCCCAGATCTGCATACAACTTCAGGAAAAATTGAAGATCTCCGACTTCGTGTCGAGGAAGCGGTCCATGCCGGATCAGCGCGCGCCGTTGAAAAGCAGCATGCCAAAGGAAAGTTAACTGCTCGTGAGCGTATTGATCTACTGGTCGATGCTGACTCCTTTACCGAGATCGATGAATTTGCGCGCCACCGTTCTACGCAATTTGGAATGGAGAAGAACCGTCCCTATGGAGATGGTGTTGTAATCGGAACTGCCACAGTTGATGGGCGTCCAATCGCGCTTTACTCACAAGATTTCACCGTTATGGGTGGAAGTCTTGGTGAAGTTCATGCCGAAAAAATTGTAAAGATCGCTGAGTTTGCACTTAAGAGCGGTATCCCATTAATTGGAATAAATGACTCTGGTGGAGCCCGTATTCAAGAAGGCGTGGCATCGCTTAATGGATATGGAAAAATCTTCCGTTTAAATACCCGTTCTTCTGGAGTTATCCCTCAGATCTCTTTAATTCTTGGGCCTTGCGCCGGTGGTTCTGCTTATTCGCCTGCCTTAACGGATTTCACGGTAATGGTTAATGAGACTTCTCATATGTTTATTACAGGTCCTGATGTAATCAAAACGGTTACTGGTGAAGATGTCGATATGGAAGAACTCGGTGGCGCATTTACTCACAATACGCGTTCCGGAAATGCTCATTACCTAGCTGATAGCGAAGCAGATGCTATTGATTATGTGAAGGCACTTCTTTCATATCTGCCATCTAACAATATGGATGGCTCACCGCATCTTCCTCCAACTCAGAACCTAGATGAAAACGCGGCAGATGCTGCGCTAAATACCTTGATTCCAGATAGCCCTAACCAGCCATACGATATGAAGACTCTGATCACCACTCTGGTTGATGAGGGAGAGTTCTTAGAAGTGCACGCTTTGTATGCGCCAAATATCGTCGTCGGCTTTGCGCGCATTGAAGGCGAATCAGTTGGCATTATTGCCAACCAACCTTCGCAACTTGCCGGCACTTTAGATATCAATTCCAGTGAAAAAGCAGCGCGCTTCTTACGCTTCTGCGATGCCTTTAATATTCCAATTCTTACCTTGGTAGATGTTCCTGGATTCTTACCTGGCACCGAACAAGAGTGGAACGGAATCATTCGCCGTGGCGCAAAGTTGCTTTATGCATACGCTGAAGCATCAGTTCCGCTAGTTACTTTGATTACCCGCAAAGCCTACGGTGGAGCTTTTATCGTTATGGGTTCAAAGTATTTGGGTAGCGATATTAACTTTGCATGGCCGAGTGCGGAAATCGCAGTTATGGGCGCACAAGGTGCGGTAAATATCTTGTACCGCAAAGAGATTGCCGATGCTAAAGATCCAGAGAAGGTTCGTGCAGAGCTAGTTTCTGATTACACCGAGACGCTATCTAATCCATATGCAGCCGCAGAGCGCGGCACCATCGATAGCGTAATTGAGCCTCATCAATCACGAGCCTACATAACCAAAGCCTTCCGTACTTTAAAGACTAAGCGCGATACTTTGCCGGCACGCAAGCATGGGAATATTCCGCTCTAA
- a CDS encoding acyl-CoA carboxylase subunit epsilon codes for MKFTITSGNPTDEELLALKAAIDHHKIQNLVPVIKRSVFGLPQLRQPLPHQITFGARRKSH; via the coding sequence ATGAAATTTACAATCACATCTGGCAATCCAACTGATGAGGAATTGCTTGCTCTAAAGGCTGCAATTGATCACCATAAGATTCAGAATTTGGTTCCAGTAATTAAGCGCAGCGTCTTTGGTCTGCCACAATTGCGCCAACCACTTCCCCATCAGATCACCTTTGGTGCCCGGAGAAAATCTCACTAA
- a CDS encoding Maf family protein gives MPKIVLASQSTSRRRLLEGAGINPTIIVSNVDEETVFFNAMSPADMVIALAVTKAHTVREQIDYPALIIGCDSTFDVDGVSFGKPGTPDIARERAKKISGRSGLLHTGHCIIDTAQGREIADRVTTKVTFSELTDHEIEDYIASGEPLQVAGGFTLDGFGSPFIPVIEGDYTNVVGLSMPFLRSAMSQLGYSWPEVKEMR, from the coding sequence ATGCCAAAGATAGTTCTTGCTTCACAATCAACTTCGCGCCGCCGCTTGCTGGAGGGCGCTGGAATTAATCCGACGATCATCGTTAGCAACGTAGATGAAGAAACCGTTTTCTTTAACGCGATGTCACCGGCTGACATGGTTATTGCGCTAGCCGTGACGAAAGCTCACACAGTTCGCGAGCAGATTGATTACCCCGCGCTGATAATTGGGTGCGATTCAACTTTTGATGTTGATGGCGTCTCATTCGGAAAGCCAGGAACTCCAGATATAGCCCGCGAACGCGCCAAGAAAATTAGCGGTCGATCAGGTTTGCTACATACCGGCCACTGCATTATCGATACCGCTCAGGGACGAGAAATAGCAGATCGAGTTACAACAAAGGTGACTTTTTCAGAGTTAACCGATCACGAGATCGAGGATTACATAGCATCCGGAGAACCGCTTCAAGTTGCAGGTGGTTTTACTCTAGATGGTTTTGGTTCGCCATTTATTCCTGTTATCGAAGGCGATTACACAAATGTGGTCGGGCTATCAATGCCGTTCTTACGATCTGCAATGTCACAACTTGGATACTCTTGGCCAGAAGTTAAGGAGATGCGATGA
- a CDS encoding acetyl/propionyl/methylcrotonyl-CoA carboxylase subunit alpha, with translation MKRVLIANRGEIALRVIRACRDHGIESVAVYAEEDRDALHVKSADFAFSLNGVTATQTYLDISKIIAAAKSSGADAVHPGYGFLSERADFAQAVIDAGLIWIGPPPAAISALGDKVSARRIAAKAGAPLVAGTKDPVAGAEEVTAFAKEHGLPVAIKAAFGGGGRGLKVAHTMEEIPELFASAVREAIAGFGRGECFVERYLDKPRHVETQVLVDQHGNAVVVSTRDCSLQRRHQKLVEEAPAPFLTDAQNEELYRSSKAIMKEAGYVGAGTCEFLVGADGTISFLEVNTRLQVEHPVSEEVTGIDLVREQFRIAMGEKLGFTDPEIRGHSLEFRINGEDPGRSFLPAPGQITQWNLPSGPGVRVDAGFKKGDTIGGNFDSLLAKLIVTGATRKQAIERARRALAEFEVDGLATAIPFHRAILEDPAYTEEFKVYTSYIENEFKNDIPAFSATPIPVTTKVAAEHLVAEVNGKRFEVKLHTPEPVVKRHRAKESKVSGAGGSGLASPMQGTVVKVAVEEGALVEIGDLVIVLEAMKMEQPLLAHKAGKIANLKAVIGEIVSSGTVLCDILDA, from the coding sequence ATGAAACGCGTTCTAATTGCTAACCGTGGCGAAATCGCGCTACGCGTTATTCGCGCTTGCCGTGATCATGGAATTGAGAGCGTCGCTGTTTACGCCGAGGAAGACCGCGATGCCCTACACGTTAAGAGCGCTGACTTTGCCTTCTCGCTAAATGGCGTTACTGCAACTCAAACTTATTTAGATATTTCAAAGATTATCGCTGCAGCAAAGTCTTCTGGAGCAGATGCGGTTCATCCAGGATATGGATTCCTTTCAGAGCGAGCAGATTTTGCACAAGCAGTTATTGACGCTGGATTGATTTGGATCGGCCCACCTCCTGCCGCGATTAGCGCGTTAGGTGACAAGGTTTCAGCGCGACGAATCGCTGCCAAAGCAGGAGCACCGCTAGTCGCCGGAACTAAAGATCCTGTGGCAGGTGCGGAAGAAGTCACCGCCTTTGCAAAAGAACATGGCTTACCTGTCGCAATTAAGGCAGCTTTCGGTGGTGGAGGTCGTGGATTAAAGGTTGCGCACACCATGGAAGAAATTCCTGAACTATTTGCATCTGCTGTTCGTGAGGCTATTGCTGGTTTCGGACGCGGCGAATGCTTTGTAGAACGCTACTTGGATAAGCCTCGTCACGTAGAAACCCAAGTCTTAGTTGATCAACATGGAAACGCAGTAGTTGTTAGTACGCGTGACTGTTCGCTGCAACGCCGCCATCAAAAGCTTGTAGAAGAAGCGCCCGCTCCATTCTTAACTGATGCGCAGAATGAAGAGCTCTACCGCTCAAGTAAAGCGATCATGAAAGAGGCTGGCTATGTGGGTGCCGGTACCTGCGAATTCTTAGTTGGCGCGGATGGAACTATCTCCTTCCTAGAGGTTAATACGCGCCTGCAAGTCGAACACCCAGTCAGCGAAGAAGTAACTGGAATCGACTTGGTACGTGAACAATTTAGAATTGCGATGGGCGAGAAACTTGGTTTCACGGATCCAGAAATTCGTGGCCATTCTCTTGAATTTCGAATCAACGGCGAAGATCCAGGACGTTCATTCCTGCCAGCCCCAGGTCAAATAACACAATGGAATTTACCCTCTGGTCCTGGAGTACGCGTTGATGCGGGATTTAAGAAAGGCGACACAATCGGTGGCAACTTTGATTCACTTCTAGCGAAGTTGATCGTCACTGGCGCAACGCGTAAACAAGCCATCGAGAGAGCACGTCGCGCACTTGCAGAATTTGAAGTGGATGGTTTAGCAACAGCAATCCCATTCCATCGCGCGATTCTGGAAGATCCGGCATACACAGAAGAATTCAAGGTCTATACAAGTTATATTGAAAATGAATTTAAGAACGATATCCCGGCATTTTCCGCCACACCTATTCCTGTAACAACTAAGGTAGCGGCAGAACATTTAGTTGCTGAAGTAAATGGCAAACGCTTCGAGGTAAAACTGCATACGCCAGAACCTGTTGTTAAGCGCCATCGTGCTAAAGAATCAAAGGTAAGCGGTGCAGGTGGATCAGGTTTAGCAAGCCCAATGCAAGGAACAGTAGTAAAAGTTGCAGTTGAAGAGGGCGCTCTTGTTGAGATTGGTGACTTGGTTATTGTCTTAGAGGCGATGAAGATGGAGCAACCACTGCTTGCCCACAAAGCAGGCAAAATCGCTAATCTAAAAGCGGTTATTGGCGAAATTGTTTCAAGTGGCACAGTTTTGTGCGACATTCTTGATGCATAA
- a CDS encoding phospho-sugar mutase, which produces MNAQLLAEVQAWIADDPDPKTAAELSKLIESGDETTLRKYFAGFLQFGTAGLRGPIGPGPSCMNRAVVGRTAAGLVAYMKERGLSRVVIGRDARYGSEDFTEESAQIFSGAGFEVFVLPRPLPTPVLAFATHELNCDLGVMVTASHNPPQDNGYKVYIGPTADGIEYAASQIINPTDGLIAKEIDLVNSLKAVPRGKSWTVLNDVVVDKYVARTAKLAPRPGSLKIVYTAMHGVGTETVEKVFAKAGFPNLVLVSEQAEPDPDFPTVAFPNPEEPGAIDLALAKARQVGADLVIANDPDADRCAAAVNGPSGGWRMLRGDELGIIFGEWIARSMVQDKTKTGAFGNSIVSSSALSKIAAHYVIDFKEVLTGFKWLAKIEDLAFGYEEAIGYSVDSETVNDKDGISAALFLAQIATDLNADGKTLVDLLNEVWARHGFHGTEQISIRVSDMSRITELLAGLRKNPPAEIAGRAVSSIDDLAAPKDGLPPTDGLRIWLDGGIRIIIRPSGTEAKMKCYIEVITKDEKSANDLLNQLRQPLKDFLA; this is translated from the coding sequence ATGAACGCGCAGCTTTTGGCCGAAGTACAAGCCTGGATAGCCGATGATCCAGATCCAAAGACCGCAGCGGAGTTATCGAAACTTATTGAATCAGGCGACGAAACGACTTTAAGAAAGTATTTCGCAGGGTTTCTCCAATTCGGTACCGCTGGTTTACGTGGCCCTATTGGCCCTGGTCCTTCATGTATGAATCGCGCTGTTGTAGGGCGCACCGCTGCCGGTTTAGTTGCTTACATGAAAGAGCGCGGACTCAGCCGCGTGGTAATTGGACGCGATGCGCGTTACGGATCAGAAGATTTCACAGAAGAATCTGCTCAGATATTTTCAGGTGCAGGATTTGAGGTATTTGTCCTGCCGCGACCACTTCCAACTCCAGTACTAGCTTTTGCTACCCATGAACTTAACTGTGATCTCGGCGTTATGGTCACCGCTAGCCATAATCCACCGCAAGATAACGGCTACAAGGTTTATATCGGGCCAACTGCCGACGGTATTGAATACGCCGCATCACAAATCATCAATCCAACTGATGGCTTGATCGCAAAAGAGATTGATTTAGTTAACTCTCTCAAGGCTGTACCTAGAGGTAAATCATGGACTGTCTTAAATGATGTGGTTGTAGATAAATACGTTGCACGTACAGCAAAACTTGCGCCACGACCTGGTTCTCTCAAAATTGTTTACACCGCAATGCATGGTGTTGGTACTGAGACTGTAGAAAAGGTATTTGCTAAAGCGGGCTTTCCCAACTTGGTTTTAGTTAGTGAACAAGCAGAACCTGATCCAGATTTCCCAACTGTGGCATTTCCAAACCCAGAAGAACCAGGTGCGATTGATTTAGCGCTAGCAAAAGCGCGCCAAGTTGGCGCCGATTTAGTTATCGCCAATGACCCGGATGCCGATCGCTGCGCTGCTGCAGTAAATGGCCCAAGCGGTGGCTGGCGAATGCTGCGTGGTGATGAACTCGGCATAATCTTCGGAGAATGGATTGCGCGATCGATGGTGCAAGATAAGACAAAGACCGGCGCCTTTGGTAATTCGATCGTCTCTTCATCGGCGCTGAGCAAGATTGCTGCTCACTATGTAATCGACTTTAAAGAGGTTTTAACCGGCTTTAAATGGCTCGCCAAGATCGAAGATCTCGCCTTTGGTTACGAAGAAGCGATCGGTTACTCAGTCGATTCTGAGACTGTTAACGATAAGGACGGCATTTCTGCAGCACTTTTCTTAGCTCAAATTGCAACTGATCTAAACGCTGACGGAAAAACGCTCGTAGATCTATTAAATGAGGTTTGGGCTCGTCACGGTTTCCATGGCACTGAACAAATCTCAATTCGAGTTAGCGATATGTCCCGCATTACCGAACTTCTGGCGGGATTGCGTAAGAACCCTCCTGCAGAAATTGCAGGCCGTGCGGTATCGTCAATCGATGATTTGGCAGCGCCTAAAGATGGACTTCCCCCAACAGATGGGTTACGGATCTGGCTTGATGGAGGAATTCGCATCATTATCCGTCCGAGCGGAACTGAAGCAAAGATGAAGTGCTACATCGAGGTCATAACTAAAGATGAAAAGTCGGCAAACGATCTTTTGAACCAATTGCGCCAACCACTTAAGGATTTTCTCGCATGA
- the deoC gene encoding deoxyribose-phosphate aldolase, producing MSFYGIVDGSEGSLKNFLSQLPGVDQVGAEARAAMLATRSIKTTSKRWAIDTAISMVDLTTLEGADTPGKVRALCTKAVRPDPTDLTIPSVGAVCVYNDMVSIARTHLDAIGGKHVPVAAVSTAFPSGRASMEVKIQDTQDAIDAGAAEIDMVIDRGAFLSGKFGLVFDEIVKIREVCGDRAHLKVIFETGELVTYDNVRKASYLAMLAGADFIKTSTGKVAPAATPPVVLVMLEAVRDFYAMTNRRIGVKPAGGIRNTKDAIKQLVLVNETAGPEWLTPEFFRIGASALLNDLLMQRMKMDDGYYASPNYVTID from the coding sequence ATGAGCTTCTATGGAATAGTCGATGGCAGTGAAGGTTCGCTTAAGAACTTTCTCTCACAACTTCCTGGCGTAGACCAAGTTGGCGCGGAAGCTCGCGCTGCCATGTTGGCAACTCGCAGCATCAAGACAACTAGCAAACGTTGGGCGATAGACACTGCCATTTCAATGGTTGATCTAACAACTTTAGAAGGTGCTGATACCCCTGGAAAGGTTCGCGCGCTTTGCACAAAGGCGGTACGCCCTGATCCAACTGATTTAACGATTCCAAGTGTTGGTGCGGTCTGCGTTTACAACGATATGGTTTCGATTGCACGAACCCATTTAGATGCGATCGGCGGCAAGCACGTTCCAGTTGCTGCTGTCTCAACTGCATTCCCATCAGGTCGCGCATCGATGGAAGTTAAGATCCAAGATACCCAAGATGCGATCGATGCTGGCGCGGCCGAAATAGATATGGTGATCGATCGTGGCGCTTTCTTATCGGGCAAATTTGGGCTGGTTTTTGATGAGATCGTAAAGATCCGCGAAGTTTGCGGTGATCGTGCGCATCTAAAGGTTATCTTTGAAACTGGCGAATTAGTTACCTATGACAATGTTCGCAAAGCCTCGTATCTAGCGATGCTCGCTGGCGCAGATTTCATCAAGACTTCAACGGGAAAGGTCGCACCTGCCGCCACTCCCCCAGTTGTCCTTGTGATGTTAGAGGCGGTCCGTGATTTCTATGCGATGACAAATCGCCGTATCGGAGTAAAGCCTGCCGGCGGAATTAGAAATACTAAAGATGCGATCAAGCAGTTAGTTCTCGTTAATGAGACCGCGGGCCCAGAATGGCTAACACCAGAGTTTTTCCGCATTGGAGCCAGCGCTCTTTTAAACGACCTTTTGATGCAACGCATGAAAATGGATGATGGCTACTACGCTAGCCCTAACTACGTAACGATCGATTAA